A single Nostoc sp. PCC 7107 DNA region contains:
- a CDS encoding TMEM14 family protein yields the protein MNLSIIAAFAYGILAIVGGIMGYVQARSKVSLLSGGISGLLLILSAYWQLQGQPWGLTLAVCVTGVLVVVFAVRFAKTRKFMPAGLMIVLGALTLAVMAHQLLGR from the coding sequence ATGAATTTAAGTATAATTGCTGCTTTTGCTTACGGTATCTTAGCAATTGTCGGTGGAATTATGGGCTACGTTCAGGCGCGGAGTAAAGTTTCGCTCCTCAGTGGTGGTATTAGCGGTTTGTTGCTGATTTTATCTGCTTACTGGCAACTTCAAGGGCAACCTTGGGGTTTGACTTTAGCGGTTTGTGTGACTGGAGTTTTGGTGGTTGTGTTTGCTGTACGGTTTGCCAAGACACGCAAGTTTATGCCTGCGGGATTGATGATTGTTTTAGGTGCATTGACGCTGGCTGTGATGGCGCATCAGCTATTGGGACGGTAA
- a CDS encoding transposase yields the protein MPYSSSLTDEEWEILEPLLPTILPAKKQTRPSNWTKRELLDGIFYQLKNGCNWENLPQDLPPYSTVYWHYKQWRAQGVIEELMRVLHGQVREQVKKSQVDDVDNYRLSSGEKYL from the coding sequence ATGCCGTACTCTAGCAGCCTAACAGATGAAGAATGGGAAATTCTAGAACCCCTACTGCCGACTATATTGCCTGCGAAGAAACAGACTAGACCCTCGAACTGGACAAAAAGAGAACTCTTAGATGGCATCTTCTATCAACTAAAGAATGGCTGCAATTGGGAAAACTTACCCCAGGACTTGCCCCCTTACTCAACTGTATACTGGCATTACAAGCAGTGGCGGGCCCAAGGAGTGATAGAAGAACTAATGAGAGTTTTACATGGACAAGTGCGTGAACAGGTAAAAAAAAGCCAAGTGGACGACGTTGATAATTATCGACTCTCAAGCGGTGAAAAATACCTGTAA
- a CDS encoding transposase: MIIIDSQAVKNTCNARITSKGYCFYKSTNGIKRHLAVDTLGFPFFTHCTKANVSDDMGLIEMLTKNIDYFQSKPVNIPKITILLDHGYHPEYLREELEKVYPQIMTKIRFELSAKPSKQEKKELGISGFVPVAARWVIERSNAWMERCKILVKNFERTLVNATAKVNLCFIRLMLKRLQASS; the protein is encoded by the coding sequence TTGATAATTATCGACTCTCAAGCGGTGAAAAATACCTGTAATGCTCGCATTACATCGAAAGGATATTGTTTCTACAAATCGACGAATGGCATTAAAAGACATCTAGCGGTTGATACCCTGGGTTTTCCCTTCTTTACTCACTGCACCAAAGCAAATGTGTCTGACGATATGGGTTTGATTGAGATGTTGACTAAAAACATCGATTATTTCCAATCGAAACCCGTCAATATTCCCAAAATCACCATTCTGCTAGACCACGGTTATCATCCTGAGTATTTGAGGGAGGAGCTAGAAAAAGTTTATCCCCAAATAATGACGAAAATCAGGTTTGAACTTTCGGCAAAACCATCAAAACAAGAAAAGAAAGAACTAGGGATATCTGGGTTTGTTCCGGTGGCTGCGAGGTGGGTAATTGAACGCTCAAATGCCTGGATGGAGAGATGCAAAATTCTTGTCAAGAACTTTGAGAGAACTCTAGTTAATGCAACTGCCAAGGTTAATCTTTGTTTTATTCGGTTGATGCTTAAGAGGCTGCAAGCCTCTTCTTAG
- a CDS encoding tellurite resistance TerB C-terminal domain-containing protein, whose amino-acid sequence MQAVMVSNRFLLGVVAFSVSFGLSLVPNWNFSQAFITGIITVLATYAAALFVDKRRRHHEMLVLVTLRKRIKEQEALKNRIYREIKQIEEHRSLLYGETQKLQNQIAESRNQRDSLHRELSNFAGQKKQLETETNNLKTTIQTLEQTNTELSHTCSNLTAEKRRLELHSNVSHAEIVQLQTQIDQLRQDKQELENNLTLLGRLKPQLEEKMYELRIQIQELEIVVSQQNKLLADTITERNDIISTLNNLNQQTLDKESELQQLNDQVSILQAERDLLQNQVWELLQQTETLNLDYIPVNLRSEEEPDLFPFADLIASSEDIIEDLPEEWTNLLEKLPGHEIEVLKAILQADNPKAAIKQIAEANITMPNLLIDSINDRANDTIGELIIEPGEDIPEVYQEHLNNIRKMIAMYEDLMSRQASSN is encoded by the coding sequence ATGCAAGCAGTAATGGTCAGCAATCGATTTCTTTTAGGTGTAGTTGCCTTTAGTGTAAGTTTTGGGCTTAGTCTGGTTCCCAACTGGAATTTTAGTCAAGCTTTCATTACAGGCATAATTACTGTACTTGCTACTTATGCCGCAGCATTATTTGTTGATAAACGCCGTAGACATCATGAAATGTTAGTGTTAGTAACCTTGCGTAAACGAATTAAAGAGCAAGAAGCTTTAAAAAATCGCATTTATCGAGAAATAAAACAAATAGAAGAACATCGCAGCTTATTATATGGCGAGACACAAAAACTCCAAAATCAAATTGCAGAATCTCGCAACCAAAGAGATAGTCTGCATCGAGAATTGAGTAATTTTGCTGGGCAGAAAAAACAATTAGAAACTGAAACTAATAACTTAAAAACTACAATTCAAACTCTAGAACAAACCAATACAGAATTGAGTCACACTTGCTCTAACCTCACAGCGGAAAAACGCCGCTTAGAATTACACAGTAATGTGTCTCATGCAGAAATTGTCCAATTACAAACTCAAATTGATCAACTGCGACAAGATAAACAAGAACTGGAGAATAATTTAACCTTACTAGGTAGGCTCAAGCCTCAGCTAGAGGAAAAAATGTATGAACTCCGAATTCAAATTCAAGAGCTAGAAATTGTTGTCTCTCAGCAAAATAAATTATTAGCCGATACCATAACCGAAAGAAACGACATCATTAGTACCCTGAATAATTTAAATCAGCAAACATTAGATAAAGAATCAGAACTACAACAGCTAAATGATCAAGTTTCAATATTACAAGCAGAACGAGATTTATTACAAAACCAAGTTTGGGAATTACTCCAACAAACAGAAACACTTAATTTAGACTATATACCTGTAAATCTCCGCTCAGAAGAGGAACCTGATTTATTTCCTTTTGCCGACTTAATAGCATCTTCAGAAGATATCATTGAAGATTTACCTGAAGAATGGACTAATTTATTAGAAAAATTACCAGGTCATGAAATAGAAGTATTAAAAGCGATATTGCAAGCAGATAACCCCAAAGCGGCGATTAAACAAATTGCTGAAGCCAACATTACCATGCCAAATTTATTAATTGATTCGATTAATGACCGCGCCAATGATACTATTGGCGAATTAATCATTGAGCCTGGAGAAGACATTCCCGAAGTTTATCAAGAACACCTGAACAATATCCGCAAAATGATTGCTATGTACGAAGACCTCATGAGTAGGCAAGCCTCATCAAATTAA
- a CDS encoding ATP-binding protein, producing the protein MATASTLLAQVQFLQRQTASLLLYQSVLQSEAAIAFMELLQAIRYTDADARGCLQAYGNYFHALAARNQNWEDHLISQILLCENPFSRMAQQKDFSELPLTLIAAAQNDLQILQSLYECSTACLSEWVQTVAHLPVSPVVWYQEHHHLSSNTTLNLPDWEHWADAVEELAAYYQKFGVGLFAEYRALRWQSGQFVGIPYPDPIKLNTLVGYEWQRDALLKNTEFLLCGETALHVLLYGSRGSGKSSLVKALLNEYGERQLRVLEVGKSDLQDLPKIVEQLRGLPQKFIIFVDDLSFEEDDDAFKALKVVLEGNLTARPQNVVVFATSNRRHLIREYFADRPTPKDHEEIHAWDTMQEKLSFSDRFGLTLTFEPANQQTYLTIIRHLAAQAKINLSPEDLEYQALQWATRHNGRSGRTARQFIDFLKADISLFSTTNINSEPQPQF; encoded by the coding sequence ATGGCAACGGCAAGTACTTTATTAGCCCAGGTTCAATTTCTCCAGCGTCAAACAGCATCTCTTTTACTCTACCAATCTGTTCTCCAGAGCGAAGCCGCGATCGCCTTTATGGAACTGTTGCAAGCAATACGTTACACTGATGCCGACGCTAGGGGTTGTCTCCAAGCCTACGGAAATTACTTCCACGCCTTAGCAGCACGCAATCAAAATTGGGAAGACCATTTAATTTCGCAAATTCTCCTTTGTGAAAATCCCTTTAGCCGAATGGCGCAACAAAAAGATTTCTCGGAGTTACCTCTAACTTTAATTGCAGCCGCCCAAAATGATTTACAGATATTACAAAGTCTTTATGAATGCAGCACTGCTTGTCTTAGCGAATGGGTGCAGACTGTTGCTCATTTGCCTGTTTCGCCCGTAGTTTGGTATCAAGAACACCATCATCTCAGCAGCAATACAACCCTGAATTTACCAGACTGGGAACATTGGGCTGATGCTGTCGAAGAATTAGCTGCTTATTATCAAAAATTTGGTGTAGGTTTATTTGCTGAGTATCGCGCCTTACGTTGGCAAAGTGGGCAGTTTGTCGGTATTCCGTATCCTGATCCAATCAAGTTAAATACCCTGGTAGGCTATGAATGGCAGCGTGATGCTTTGCTGAAAAATACAGAGTTTTTATTATGCGGCGAAACAGCATTGCATGTATTACTTTATGGTAGTCGCGGTTCGGGTAAATCTTCTTTAGTCAAAGCCTTGTTGAACGAGTATGGAGAACGTCAACTGCGTGTACTAGAAGTAGGCAAATCTGACTTACAAGATTTACCTAAAATTGTTGAACAGTTACGCGGTTTACCCCAAAAATTTATCATCTTTGTTGATGACCTCTCCTTTGAGGAAGATGACGATGCGTTTAAAGCCCTTAAGGTAGTTTTAGAAGGGAATTTAACTGCGAGGCCGCAAAATGTAGTTGTCTTCGCTACCTCCAACCGCCGCCACCTGATTCGGGAATATTTCGCCGATAGACCCACCCCCAAAGATCACGAAGAAATCCATGCTTGGGATACCATGCAGGAGAAGTTATCATTTAGCGATCGCTTTGGTTTGACCTTAACCTTTGAACCAGCAAATCAACAGACTTATTTAACAATTATTCGCCATTTAGCAGCACAAGCAAAAATTAATCTCAGCCCAGAAGATTTAGAATATCAAGCATTACAGTGGGCAACACGTCATAACGGTCGTTCTGGACGCACAGCACGGCAATTTATTGATTTTTTGAAAGCAGATATATCTCTCTTTAGTACAACTAATATTAATTCTGAACCTCAGCCACAATTTTAA
- a CDS encoding ATP-binding protein, whose product MAKLKISKKISTALINSLGAGVVPRLGVEHIAVGREQELKSLIQNLDDIAEGVAAFRFIIGNYGSGKSFLLQMIRNRAMEQGFVVADADLSSERRLAGSNNEGLATYRELMSHLSTKTRPDGGALVSILEGWINKIQQEVAKETNMRPNDEGFDDQVEAKIREVVQYIEDLVHGFDFGNVIIAYWRGYRLDDDNLKNAALRWLRGEFSTKIEARAALGVRVIIDDESWYDYIKLFAKFVAEIGYKGLLILLDEAVNLYQISTTVTREKNYNRLLTMFNDTMQCKAEHLGIFIGGTTKFLEDQNRGLFADQAWRRRTKESRFATQANVQEFLGPVIRLNPLSEAEILTLLQRLKDIHVTHYGYDKTLSDRNLQEFLQEIVSRLGADALLTPGEIIRDFISVLNILHQNPKITFSELIQSSLFKPIAVGKNVGIDEDDAAEFSL is encoded by the coding sequence ATGGCAAAGCTCAAAATCTCGAAGAAAATTTCCACTGCTTTAATTAATTCCCTAGGTGCGGGAGTAGTACCGAGACTAGGAGTTGAACATATAGCAGTTGGTCGAGAACAAGAACTTAAAAGCCTCATACAAAATCTAGATGACATTGCCGAAGGTGTCGCCGCATTCCGCTTTATTATTGGTAACTATGGTTCAGGTAAAAGCTTTCTCCTCCAAATGATTCGCAACCGAGCGATGGAACAAGGTTTTGTAGTAGCCGATGCTGATTTATCATCAGAACGTCGCCTCGCAGGAAGCAACAACGAAGGTTTAGCTACTTATCGAGAACTAATGAGTCACCTTTCCACAAAAACACGCCCTGATGGTGGTGCTTTAGTTTCAATTTTAGAAGGTTGGATTAACAAAATCCAGCAAGAAGTGGCCAAAGAAACTAATATGCGGCCAAATGATGAAGGTTTTGATGACCAAGTTGAAGCCAAAATTCGAGAAGTCGTGCAGTATATTGAAGACTTAGTTCATGGCTTTGATTTTGGTAACGTCATTATTGCCTATTGGCGTGGTTATCGGTTAGATGATGATAATTTAAAAAATGCAGCTTTGCGTTGGTTGCGCGGAGAATTCAGCACCAAAATTGAAGCGAGGGCTGCTTTAGGAGTGCGGGTAATTATTGATGATGAAAGTTGGTATGACTACATTAAATTATTCGCTAAATTTGTTGCCGAGATTGGCTATAAAGGTTTATTAATTTTGTTAGATGAAGCGGTAAATTTGTATCAAATATCTACTACTGTCACCCGCGAGAAAAACTACAACAGACTGCTGACAATGTTTAATGATACCATGCAATGCAAAGCCGAGCATCTGGGTATTTTTATCGGTGGCACAACTAAGTTTTTAGAAGACCAAAATCGCGGACTTTTTGCTGACCAAGCTTGGCGCAGACGCACAAAGGAAAGCCGTTTTGCTACCCAAGCCAATGTCCAGGAGTTTTTAGGCCCTGTGATTCGCTTAAACCCGTTGAGTGAAGCTGAAATTTTAACTCTGTTACAACGCCTCAAAGACATTCATGTAACTCACTATGGCTATGATAAAACGTTGAGCGATCGCAACTTACAAGAATTCTTACAAGAAATCGTTAGCCGCCTAGGTGCAGACGCATTACTCACACCCGGCGAAATCATCCGAGATTTTATTAGCGTGCTGAATATCCTGCACCAAAATCCGAAAATTACATTCAGTGAATTAATTCAAAGTTCTCTATTCAAACCTATAGCCGTTGGTAAAAATGTCGGTATAGATGAAGATGATGCAGCGGAATTTAGTTTGTAA